From Pyrenophora tritici-repentis strain M4 chromosome 1, whole genome shotgun sequence, the proteins below share one genomic window:
- a CDS encoding GlcD, FAD-FMN-containing dehydrogenase, which translates to MGRFSLLASLLLATNGVLCATWLGEVKKLDGVDYQCKCYSDNACWPTNKDWEKLNQTVSGALQAAIPPGAVCHKNFENSTSVYDAAKCADLQANWQVEQVLVDDPIAGLWPFKTNNTCLPTNNPSEPCSRGFYGRYVIVATTKEQIRAGVNFSRERNLRLIIRNTGHDFMGRSTGYGSLIINTHHFKEVKFLKKYTGPGDWTGSAAIVGAGVQGRELFRQCFAQSPKVVIVGGECPTVGWGGGYIQGGGHGPLSGIYGMGADNVLSFDAITAEGKYVTANAKENSDLFWALKGGGPSSFAVVVAITVKTFPEVPTAGTILNINSTHTNDTELFAKGVHIFHNLANHYADHGMFVYFELGPGPQVLHIAPFVGPNMTGSQLAAVLAPLYEQLDAAKVPYDAHTKAFPTFFEMYIDLFEDEPANRQSIVGGRLFTQADITSHGDEIADVLIYAAMPEPTQLGFNVGHIVNPGRAYPKVDNAINPAWRNASSFVITNIVMEGTEPWTVKKEREKFNTNVVGKRLRDASPNGASYVNEGDLNEPNWQEAYWGSNYARLLKIRQKWDPNGVFFTETTPGTENWSVLDYGTKLCKKTSA; encoded by the exons GTATCTGGTGCCCTGCAGGCTGCAATACCACCTGGTGCCGTTTGCCACAAGAACTTTGAAAATTCTACCAGCGTGTATGATGCAGCAAAGTGTGCAGACTTGCAAGCCAACTGGCAGGTTGAACAAGTCCT GGTTGATGACCCAATTGCCGGACTGTGGCCGTTCAAGACCAACAACACCTGCTTACCGACCAACAACCCGTCTGAGCCCTGCTCCAGGGGTTTTTACGGGCGCTATGTAATCGTGGCGACCACGAAGGAACAAATCAGGGCAGGCGTGAACTTTTCACGAGAGCGCAACCTTCGTCTGATTATCCGTAATACCGGCCATGACTTCAT GGGCCGTTCGACCGGTTACGGGTCCCTCATTATCAATACTCACCACTTCAAGGAGGTCAAGTTTCTCAAGAAGTACACTGGACCTGGCGACTGGACAGGTAGTGCGGCTATCGTTGGTGCTGGCGTTCAGGGTCGTGAGCTCTTCCGTCAATGCTTTGCTCAGAGCCCCAAAGTCGTCATTGTTGGTGGGGAGTGCCCG ACTGTCGGTTGGGGCGGTGGCTATATTCAAGGCGGTGGTCACGGTCCGCTTTCTGGCATATACGGTATGGGAGCTGACAATGTGCTTTCCTTTGACGCCATCACTGCCGAAGGAAAATACGTTACTGCCAACGCGAAGGAAAACTCTGATCTCTTCTGGGCTCTCAAGGGCGGCGGTCCCAGTTCTTTTGCGGTTGTCGTCGCCATCACGGTGAAGACGTTCCCCGAGGTTCCCACGGCTGGCACGATCCTCAATATTAACTCGACGCACACCAACGACACGGAACTGTTTGCCAAGGGCGTTCATATCTTCCACAACCTGGCGAATCACTACGCTGACCATGGAATGTTCGTGTATTTTGAACTTGGCCCAGGCCCTCAGGTCCTTCACATTGCTCCATTCGTCGGCCCCAACATGACCGGAAGCCAGCTTGCCGCTGTTCTCGCACCACTATACGAACAACTAGACGCAGCCAAGGTGCCTTATGATGCGCACACAAAGGCCTTCCCCACCTTCTTCGAAATGTACATTGACCTGTTCGAAGACGAGCCAGCAAACCGTCAATCCATTGTAGGGGGTCGTCTCTTCACACAGGCTGATATTACCAGCCATGGGGATGAGATTGCAGATGTCCTCATCTATGCAGCAATGCCAGAGCCCACCCAACTCGGGTTTAACGTCGGCCATATTGTTAATCCCGGGCGTGCATACCCCAAAGTAGACAACGCCATCAATCCTGCCTGGCGCAACGCCAGCAGTTTCGTCATTACGAATATCGTCATGGAGGGCACTGAACCATGGACGGTCAAGAAGGAGCGCGAGAAGTTCAACACCAATGTTGTGGGCAAGAGGCTGAGAGACGCCTCACCCAATGGAGCGAGCTACGTCAATGAAGGTGATCTCAATGAGCCCAACTGGCAAGAGGCGTACTGGGGCAGCAATTACGCGAGGCTGTTGAAGATTCGCCAGAAGTGGGATCCTAATGGTGTCTTCTTTACTGAGACTACGCCAGGGACGGAGAACTGGAGTGTGCTTGACTATGGTACGAAGCTGTGCAAAAAAACCAGTGCGTAG
- a CDS encoding VPS9 domain protein, with product MPPVLNPFLRAFFRSALPSQCQPAQHHVLLVPTTEVLLTSRDKESNTSYVDLSGSEDFLASHVLRVPGGVGPNNHVKDAGTFRETRGKAKQFTTANGRTVIVKDAFIYSNKGFKTLNQAQLLSDTIFYPDSFDAQPWLVYFISRPLIGTFDPNPIIPATLHVKKDAAPAPPPAGSSAMAVSSSMPRKKDVKSFSDLLNHFPMIARQMQPGLERLFKEFGKELEKPLPVTPTQRSRRSSMSSRASQRRRGSASSAETAPLSIHSSMSQGPNGFISNLEISDEEDQMRRSLETAVTAAIDLFQMVDKQQLSLLGATTDLTGPIVERMIERYIAEQVHNTILFPRIQQIRMLEDAELERRTRQMMDIDISQVGIDIGHGRKGKQELAIRLSKAVDKFKRMGVAGSPQEMLEILLTVQKHITMPDEQQEKTMANGEQLSEKQDHLLTINADTLVSLLLIVVIRAPVRHLQARLSYMRHFIFIDDVESGEMGYALSTFEAVLSYLTTDSGGLRRASRRNRALWHATKTGDLATMQGILEPDRSFHADMDSFSSDESDTPPRHRPVRFAASLSELRSPGGTITNGDHEPRSRSSRSHSSRENGVIEDGPLAHIFPFQRAQTPPLPDRPKMKKRVSMDTRSMSSGSARSFRSRTTLDSRVSAIEGDVSIEKLTMTQGPDGESLLMMAIENKQDRALQYLLSLTEFYTPSLIFEDYNNEGTNLLSAAIQLGHAKTTDTILNYILENSPSPDVLRDYLARPDAKGRCVAHYLFNQPRLIDRIGHLLPWRLKDKNGQTPVFALCRSYDHDQYHDMVDKALLAATHDQDDGQPLHLDEHVDNKGNSLLHIITDPQLAARLLYRCDSDANATNDRQFTPLMVASKYGRTDMVRVFFQDPRVDLSYRDARGLTAVELAKDDEVRNRIDDLVLLSNEAGPDGRTTTVVRSFFVEDGTVRLVLKSGAPNDNNTITVTTCRRSSQDFENLGKWLAQEHPASWLPVIHNLASPYLIPSRPSRSILRDVQLRLDAFLKILLKHPTFSTHELVWEFFLVPDIDSSMLAERSARKAELRVERLREEYAPIYDVREVELFVQHMRENIRALHHASRSVLRRANKVRSAASDLNDAAKIANTALHSVTFLPEKHLRALERYTKTLNQSEASPMAGFYYSMHAISSTINAILTSLARPSTLITAMSTAQKAIDRHNLSVRRSDRWPLGLLDDARSRVQRDAQEKMDKSKLELEDLGRELRYTQQVVAQELASWQENRVETGRSALKELARKMCVVEKARLESMKRAVRELGIGIPRAKLGNGHINGVQTNGVHKPVNINMGLSEAVLEQSKLDNIAPGLGAVEDPECEGMILSNGKAPAEDAPPADELAQEALEPPPSTANGSA from the exons ATGCCTCCCGTCCTGAATCCCTTCTTACGGGCTTTCTTCCGTAGCGCACTCCCCAGCCAGTGCCAGCCGGCGCAGCATCAC GTACTTCTTGTCCCGACGACCGAAGTTCTCCTCACATCGCGCGACAAGGAATCGAATACCTCGTACGTTGACCTCAGCGGCTCTGAAGACTTCCTCGCAAGCCATGTGTTACGTGTGCCAGGGGGCGTGGGACCGAACAACCATGTCAAGGATGCAGGCACTTTTAGGGAGACAAGAGGCAAGGCCAAGCAGTTCACAACGGCCAATGGTCGGACGGTGATTGTCAAGGACGCCTTCATCTACAGCAATAAAGGCTTCAAGACACTCAACCAAGCGCAGCTCCTTAGCGACACCATCTTCTACCCTGATTCCTTCGATGCGCAGCCTTGGCTGGTATACTTCATTTCCCGGCCACTCATAGGCACCTTTGACCCAAACCCGATAATACCGGCTACACTACACGTCAAGAAGGATGCCGCGCCAGCACCTCCACCTGCGGGGAGCTCAGCCATGGCTGTCAGCTCGTCAATGCCGCGGAAGAAGGACGTCAAGTCGTTCAGCGACCTCTTGAACCACTTTCCCATGATCGCCCGCCAGATGCAGCCAGGCCTGGAGAGGCTGTTCAAGGAGTTTGGCAAGGAATTAGAGAAGCCGCTACCAGTTACACCTACACAACGATCAAGACGTTCGTCCATGAGCTCGCGAGCCAGCCAGCGGAGACGAGGCTCGGCATCATCAGCGGAGACGGCACCACTGTCCATTCATAGCAGCATGTCGCAGGGCCCGAATGGCTTCATATCGAACCTAGAGATCAGCGACGAAGAAGACCAGATGCGAAGATCGCTCGAGACTGCTGTAACGGCAGCGATTGATCTGTTTCAAATGGTCGATAAGCAGCAGTTGTCACTTTTGGGCGCGACTACAGACTTGACGGGCCCTATCGTCGAGCGCATGATTGAGCGATACATTGCCGAGCAAGTGCACAATACCATCCTGTTCCCGCGAATCCAACAAATACGCATGCTGGAGGATGCCGAACTCGAGCGCCGAACGCGACAAATGATGGACATCGACATATCGCAGGTTGGCATTGATATTGGACACGGTCGCAAGGGCAAACAAGAGCTGGCTATACGGTTGTCGAAAGCCGTGGACAAGTTCAAGAGAATGGGCGTTGCAGGCAGTCCTCAAGAAATGCTGGAAATACTCCTCACAGTGCAGAAGCATATCACGATGCCGGATGAGCAACAGGAAAAGACCATGGCGAACGGAGAGCAACTCTCCGAGAAGCAAGATCACTTGCTCACTATCAATGCAGATACACTCGTCTCACTATTGCTCATAGTAGTCATTCGAGCGCCGGTACGGCATCTGCAGGCACGACTGTCCTACATGCGCCATTTCATCTTCATTGACGATGTCGAAAGCGGCGAAATGGGCTACGCCCTCAGCACATTTGAAGCTGTTTTGTCGTATCTGACAACAGACTCTGGAGGCTTACGAAGAGCAAGTCGACGTAACAGGGCACTGTGGCATGCCACCAAGACGGGTGATCTTGCGACCATGCAAGGCATCCTTGAACCTGACAGGTCTTTCCATGCAGACATGGACAGCTTCTCTTCAGATGAGAGCGACACTCCACCAAGACATCGCCCAGTCAGATTCGCAGCAAGTCTATCAGAGCTACGCTCTCCGGGAGGAACCATCACGAACGGGGATCATGAGCCACGGTCAAGATCAAGTCGTTCACATTCATCTCGCGAGAACGGGGTCATTGAGGACGGACCACTAGCACACATCTTTCCCTTCCAGCGAGCTCAGACACCGCCGCTACCCGACAGACCAAAGATGAAGAAGCGGGTATCAATGGACACGAGAAGTATGTCGAGTGGCTCGGCGCGCTCATTCCGATCTCGTACAACACTCGATTCGCGTGTTAGCGCTATTGAAGGCGATGTCTCGATAGAGAAGCTCACTATGACACAAGGGCCTGATGGCGAGTCACTGCTCATGATGGCTATTGAGAACAAGCAAGATAGGGCACTACAATACCTGCTCAGCCTTACAGAGTTCTATACTCCTTCACTCATCTTTGAAGACTACAACAATGAAGGTACCAACCTTTTGAGCGCAGCAATACAGCTCGGCCATGCCAAGACGACAGACACAATTCTCAATTACATACTGGAGAATAGTCCAAGTCCTGATGTATTGAGAGACTACCTAGCAAGGCCAGATGCAAAGGGTAGGTGTGTGGCGCACTATCTGTTCAATCAGCCACGTCTCATCGATCGTATCGGGCATCTCCTGCCTTGGCGGTTAAAGGATAAGAATGGGCAGACGCCAGTCTTTGCTCTCTGCAGATCTTACGATCACGATCAGTACCACGACATGGTAGACAAGGCGTTACTAGCCGCGACGCATGATCAAGATGACGGGCAGCCGCTGCATCTCGATGAGCACGTCGATAATAAGGGCAACAGCCTACTGCACATCATCACTGATCCGCAGCTAGCAGCAAGATTGCTTTACCGCTGCGATTCAGATGCTAATGCGACCAACGACCGTCAATTTACCCCGCTCATGGTAGCCAGCAAATATGGACGCACAGACATGGTGCGTGTGTTCTTCCAAGACCCGAGAGTAGACTTGTCTTACAGAGACGCGCGTGGCCTTACGGCTGTCGAGCTTGCCAAAGACGACGAGGTTCGCAATCGTATTGATGATCTTGTTCTCTTGTCCAATGAAGCCGGACCTGACGGGCGAACTACGACTGTCGTTCGCTCATTTTTCGTGGAAGATGGAACTGTACGCCTTGTATTGAAGTCTGGAGCACCCAATGACAACAACACAATCACGGTCACGACATGCCGTCGGTCATCGCAGGATTTTGAGAACCTTGGAAAGTGGCTTGCACAGGAGCATCCTGCGTCGTGGCTACCCGTCATACACAACCTAGCGTCACCCTACCTCATACCGTCAAGACCTTCAAGATCAATACTGCGCGATGTGCAGCTTCGGCTCGACGCATTTCTCAAAATCCTACTCAAGCACCCCACCTTTTCGACACACGAGTTGGTATGGGAGTTCTTCCTCGTCCCTGACATTGACTCGTCCATGCTCGCAGAACGCTCAGCACGCAAGGCTGAGTTGCGTGTCGAGCGCCTCCGCGAAGAATACGCTCCGATATACGATGTCCGTGAAGTGGAACTCTTCGTCCAGCACATGCGTGAAAATATCCGTGCTTTACATCATGCCTCAAGGTCTGTCCTCCGGCGCGCAAACAAGGTTCGGTCTGCGGCATCAGATCTCAATGATGCAGCCAAGATTGCCAATACCGCTCTGCATTCTGTCACTTTCCTGCCAGAGAAGCATCTGAGAGCGCTCGAACGCTACACAAAGACGCTGAACCAAAGCGAAGCAAGTCCGATGGCAGGCTTCTACTACTCGATGCATGCCATCTCCAGCACAATTAACGCCATCTTGACCTCACTGGCCCGTCCTTCGACCCTCATAACCGCCATGTCGACGGCACAGAAAGCCATCGATCGTCATAACCTTTCTGTCCGCCGCTCTGATCGATGGCCACTCGGTCTTCTCGATGACGCCCGATCTAGAGTCCAGAGAGATGCCCAAGAGAAGATGGATAAAAGTAAACTTGAGCTTGAAGACCTTGGCAGGGAGCTGAGGTACACGCAGCAGGTTGTTGCGCAAGAACTTGCGAGTTGGCAGGAGAATAGAGTGGAGACGGGGAGGTCAGCACTCAAGGAGTTGGCTAGGAAgatgtgcgttgtcgagaAGGCTCGGCTGGAGAGTATGAAGAGAGCAGTTAGAGAACTGGGCATCGGGATCCCAAGGGCGAAATTAGGTAATGGGCATATCAACGGTGTCCAGACAAATGGCGTTCATAAGCCGGTGAATATCAATATGGGCTTGTCAGAGGCAGTGCTTGAACAAAGCAAACTCGACAACATTGCGCCTGGACTAGGCGCCGTCGAGGATCCAGAATGCGAGGGCATGATCTTATCCAACGGAAAAGCTCCCGCGGAGGACGCACCTCCTGCCGATGAGCTCGCGCAAGAAGCCCTGGAGCCACCACCGAGCACCGCAAACGGCTCGGCTTGA